A single window of Onychostoma macrolepis isolate SWU-2019 chromosome 16, ASM1243209v1, whole genome shotgun sequence DNA harbors:
- the rcc1 gene encoding regulator of chromosome condensation, translated as MPAKKAVKRQTVAVTEDSTVVKKQKVSHSSHGQEKGLVLVLGQGDVGQLGLGEDVLERKKPALVTLPEGIVQAVAGGMHTVCLSDTGNIYTFGCNDEGALGRDASEEGSEMVPAKVDLGEKVVQVSAGDSHTAALTEEGAVYVWGSFRDNNGVIGLLEPMKKCTLPVKVPIDKPVVKIVSGNDHLVMLTVNGELYTSGCGEQGQLGRVAEHFANRGGRKGLMRLLEPQMVIIKPRGKVVFTDVFCGAYFTFAVSKEGHVYGFGLSNYHQLGTQSTNTCFVPVKLGSFKNSTTSWVGFSGGQHHTLCLNSEGQVYSLGRAEYGRLGLGKDAGEKSEPTPVTGISDVQMVACGASVSYSVTKQGSVFSWGMGTNLQLGTGEEDDEWSPVEMTGRQLENRVVLSVSSGGQHTVLLVKDKQES; from the exons ATGCCTGCAAAAAAAGCTGTAAAGAGACAAACAGTTGCAGTAACTGAGGACTCAACGgttgtgaaaaaacaaaaag TCTCTCACAGTAGTCATGGGCAGGAGAAGGGCCTGGTGCTTGTTCTGGGGCAGGGTGATGTTGGGCAGCTTGGCCTGGGAGAGGATGTGCTGGAGAGGAAAAAACCCGCTCTGGTGACTCTTCCTGAAGGTATCGTGCAGGCCGTGGCTGGAGGCATGCATACAGTCTGCCTCAGCGACACAGGAAAT ATTTATACATTTGGCTGTAATGATGAGGGCGCGCTGGGCCGTGACGCATCTGAGGAGGGCTCCGAGATGGTGCCAGCAAAGGTGGACCTTGGTGAAAAAGTGGTGCAGGTTTCTGCAGGGGACAGTCACACAGCTGCCCTCACAGAGGAGGGGGCTGTCTATGTCTGGGGCTCTTTTAGA GACAATAATGGTGTCATTGGACTTCTGGAGCCCATGAAAAAATGCACATTGCCAGTCAAAGTTCCTATAGACAAGCCAGTGGTTAAAATAGTCTCAG GAAATGACCACTTGGTGATGCTGACTGTGAATGGAGAGCTGTACACCTCAGGATGTGGAGAACAAGGACAGCTGGGCCGTGTGGCTGAGCACTTTGCTAACCGCGGAGGCAGGAAGGGATTGA TGAGGCTGCTGGAGCCGCAGATGGTTATCATTAAGCCGCGGGGAAAGGTCGTTTTTACGGATGTCTTCTGTGGAGCGTACTTCACCTTTGCTGTGTCTAAAGAGGGGCACGTCTATGGATTTGGCCTTTCTAATTACCACCAGCTTG GCACCCAAAGCACAAACACCTGCTTTGTTCCTGTGAAACTCGGTTCTTTCAAGAACTCCACCACCTCTTGGGTGGGTTTCTCTGGGGGGCAGCATCACACACTGTGCCTGAATTCAGAAG GACAAGTGTACAGTCTTGGTCGGGCAGAGTATGGCCGTCTGGGCCTGGGGAAGGATGCGGGGGAGAAGAGTGAGCCCACACCTGTAACCGGGATCAGTGACGTTCAGATGGTTGCCTGTGGTGCCTCTGTGAGCTATTCTGTCACTAAACAAG GCTCTGTGTTTTCCTGGGGCATGGGCACCAATCTGCAGCTGGGTACAGGAGAGGAGGATGATGAATGGAGCCCAGTGGAGATGACGGGCAGGCAGCTGGAGAACCGTGTAGTGCTGTCAGTGTCCAGTGGAGGGCAGCACACAGTCCTGCTGGTCAAAGACAAGCAGGAGAGCTGA
- the oprd1b gene encoding opioid receptor, delta 1b isoform X3, with translation MPCRYTKMKTATNIYIFNLALADALATSTLPFQSAKYLMSTWPFGELLCKVIIAIDYYNMFTSIFTLTMMSVDRYIAVCHPVRALDFRTPFKAKIINICIWILSSAVGFPVMVMAVTRVTPTGKTVCTLKFPDPDWYWDTVTKICVFIFAFVVPVLVITICYGLMILRLKSVRLLSGSKEKDRNLRRITRMVLVVVAAFIICWTPIHIFIIIKTVVEINQKNLLVVACWHLCIALGYMNSSLNPVLYAFLDENFKRCFREFCLPFRSRMEQSSFSRARSATREPISVCAKSESMKQPT, from the exons GTACACAAAGATGAAAACAGCTACCAACATTTACATCTTTAACCTGGCTTTGGCCGATGCACTAGCCACCAGTACTTTACCCTTCCAGAGTGCCAAATACCTCATGAGCACCTGGCCATTTGGGGAGCTCTTGTGTAAAGTGATCATTGCTATTGACTACTACAACATGTTTACCAGTATTTTCACTCTGACAATGATGAGTGTAGACCGTTACATTGCTGTGTGCCATCCAGTGAGAGCCCTGGACTTCCGCACACCCTTCAAAGCAAAGATCATCAACATCTGCATATGGATTCTCTCCTCTGCTGTCGGCTTCCCAGTCATGGTTATGGCTGTTACTAGAGTAACACCCACAG gCAAAACAGTCTGCACGTTGAAATTCCCAGACCCAGACTGGTACTGGGATACTGTGACCAAGatctgtgttttcattttcGCCTTTGTGGTTCCCGTCTTGGTCATCACCATCTGTTACGGCCTGATGATCCTTCGTCTCAAGAGTGTACGCTTGCTGTCCGGCTCCAAAGAGAAGGACAGAAACCTCCGGCGCATCACCCGCATGGTATTGGTTGTGGTGGCGGCTTTCATCATCTGCTGGACCCCCATCCatatcttcatcatcatcaaaacTGTGGTGGAGATCAACCAGAAGAATCTGCTTGTGGTCGCCTGCTGGCATCTGTGTATTGCTCTGGGCTACATGAACAGCAGCCTCAACCCGGTCCTTTATGCGTTTCTGGATGAAAACTTCAAGAGGTGCTTCAGAGAATTCTGCTTGCCCTTTCGTTCCCGCATGGAGCAGAGCAGCTTTTCCAGAGCCCGTAGCGCCACGAGAGAGCCCATCTCAGTATGCGCCAAGTCTGAATCGATGAAACAGCCCACATGA
- the oprd1b gene encoding opioid receptor, delta 1b isoform X2, whose translation MHNQCVPFICICIHQCSYRHCKPRYTKMKTATNIYIFNLALADALATSTLPFQSAKYLMSTWPFGELLCKVIIAIDYYNMFTSIFTLTMMSVDRYIAVCHPVRALDFRTPFKAKIINICIWILSSAVGFPVMVMAVTRVTPTGKTVCTLKFPDPDWYWDTVTKICVFIFAFVVPVLVITICYGLMILRLKSVRLLSGSKEKDRNLRRITRMVLVVVAAFIICWTPIHIFIIIKTVVEINQKNLLVVACWHLCIALGYMNSSLNPVLYAFLDENFKRCFREFCLPFRSRMEQSSFSRARSATREPISVCAKSESMKQPT comes from the exons ATGCACAATCAGTGCGTCCCATTCATCTGCATCTGTATTCATCAATGTTCATATCGTCATTGCAAACCCAG GTACACAAAGATGAAAACAGCTACCAACATTTACATCTTTAACCTGGCTTTGGCCGATGCACTAGCCACCAGTACTTTACCCTTCCAGAGTGCCAAATACCTCATGAGCACCTGGCCATTTGGGGAGCTCTTGTGTAAAGTGATCATTGCTATTGACTACTACAACATGTTTACCAGTATTTTCACTCTGACAATGATGAGTGTAGACCGTTACATTGCTGTGTGCCATCCAGTGAGAGCCCTGGACTTCCGCACACCCTTCAAAGCAAAGATCATCAACATCTGCATATGGATTCTCTCCTCTGCTGTCGGCTTCCCAGTCATGGTTATGGCTGTTACTAGAGTAACACCCACAG gCAAAACAGTCTGCACGTTGAAATTCCCAGACCCAGACTGGTACTGGGATACTGTGACCAAGatctgtgttttcattttcGCCTTTGTGGTTCCCGTCTTGGTCATCACCATCTGTTACGGCCTGATGATCCTTCGTCTCAAGAGTGTACGCTTGCTGTCCGGCTCCAAAGAGAAGGACAGAAACCTCCGGCGCATCACCCGCATGGTATTGGTTGTGGTGGCGGCTTTCATCATCTGCTGGACCCCCATCCatatcttcatcatcatcaaaacTGTGGTGGAGATCAACCAGAAGAATCTGCTTGTGGTCGCCTGCTGGCATCTGTGTATTGCTCTGGGCTACATGAACAGCAGCCTCAACCCGGTCCTTTATGCGTTTCTGGATGAAAACTTCAAGAGGTGCTTCAGAGAATTCTGCTTGCCCTTTCGTTCCCGCATGGAGCAGAGCAGCTTTTCCAGAGCCCGTAGCGCCACGAGAGAGCCCATCTCAGTATGCGCCAAGTCTGAATCGATGAAACAGCCCACATGA